A window of Trichoderma atroviride chromosome 3, complete sequence contains these coding sequences:
- a CDS encoding uncharacterized protein (BUSCO:EOG092D3CSS) — MDALHYDPMAMDGEPEQPQVKISAADSTRVDFELSRTNLPFANALRRIIQAEVPTIAIDLVEIEVNSSVLADEFIAHRLGLIPLDSKGVNELNYSRDCDCEQYCEHCSVSLTLHAKCTSDEIMKVYARDLVVDGRHAGSVGNAVITDPEGLGCLIAKLRKGQELKITCIAKKGIAKEHAKWMPTSAVGFEYDPHNKLHHLDMWFENNTDPEKEWPKSKYAQWEEPLQEGEPFSYDAVPNRFYFEVEASGTMEPDLIIQGGIRVLQQKIGGLLKGLDPRKYGGDDADMDGPRSPDMNMDGGTTPWGQDGGYTTPYGNNTAYGGGNTAYGGGTSYGGSATAYGSGTAYGGSSTSYGGSAAGSGSGGYSSGPYSQGSSWQ, encoded by the exons ATGGATGCCTTGCACTATGATCCGATGGCTATGGATGGGGAGCCGGAGCAGCCCCAGGTCAAGATTTCAGCG GCCGATAGCACGCGCGTGGACTTTGAGCTCTCAAGAACGAACCTGCCCTTTGCCAACGCCCTGCGACGAATCATCCAGGCCGAAGTACCGACAATCGCCATCGATCTGGTAGAAATCGAGGTCAACAGCTCTGTGCTGGCCGACGAGTTCATCGCACACCGACTGGGCCTGATCCCCCTCGACTCCAAGGGCGTCAACGAGCTCAACTACTCCCGTGACTGCGACTGCGAACAGTACTGCGAGCACTGCTCCGTCAGCCTCACTCTTCACGCCAAATGCACCAGCGACGAGATCATGAAGGTCTATGCGCGAGATTTGGTGGTGGATGGACGACATGCGGGCTCTGTCGGAAACGCCGTCATTACGGATCCGGAGGGCCTGGGGTGCTTGATTGCTAAGCTGCGGAAGGGTCAAGAGCTGAAGATTACGTGCATTGCGAAGAAGGGAATTGCAAAGGAACATGCAAAGTGGATGCCTACGTCGGCGGTTGGCTTTGAGTACGATCCTCACAACAAGCTGCACCATCTTGACATGTGGTTTGAAAACAACACTGATCCAGAGAAGGAATG GCCAAAGAGTAAATATGCTCAGTGGGAAGAACCCCTCCAAGAGGGCGAGCCCTTTAGCTACGATGCTGTGCCGAATCGATTCTACTTCGAGGTCGAAGCGTCGGGAACCATGGAGCCGGATTTGATCATCCAGGGGGGTATTCGCGTTTTGCAGCAGAAGATTGGAGGGCTATTAAAGGGCCTCGACCCAAGAAAGTatggcggcgacgatgccgacaTGGACGGCCCTCGGAGTCCGGATATGAACATGGACGGCGGCACTACACCGTGGGGGCAGGATGGCGGATACACAACTCCTTACGGAAACAACACGGCGTATGGAGGTGGTAATACGGCATACGGCGGAGGCACCTCATACGGTGGCAGCGCAACTGCCTATGGAAGCGGTACGGCGTACGGCGGCAGCTCGACATCATATGGCGGCTCGGCGGCCGGGTCGGGTAGCGGCGGATACAGCTCAGGACCTTATAGCCAAGGCAGCTCTTGGCAGTAA
- a CDS encoding uncharacterized protein (EggNog:ENOG41), with product MASVGLEVVSRPHHESPYDALQREQSDAIIRVAGYRREDYAILTVCVSHSDHCVVKSSILTSSIVPRAGLGAFDQLPVELQFQTLRHMDMQSLFNLRQTNLRARQLVDSLKEYKAAVSYGLTAFCALLRTKLATHVTLLDFYRVLCSKDCAFCGKFGGFVFLPTWTRCCFECIEEDPETRMVRVAEVRRLFRLSRTEVSQQRSFQSLPGLYTEGLYSMRRSYQQHRIKLVPYFPAMKEFGDRLETGAAHSHRPCWDPVHNFMASCELPYYDPQTQVVESGISCAGCERTEDGQPVGLNPPFGYNDLFDERPWSEVFSREGYLKHFKICARAQALWKSSPEAVFEAMMKQDSYQF from the coding sequence ATGGCTTCGGTTGGCCTGGAAGTCGTCTCGCGTCCGCATCACGAATCGCCATACGACGCGCTCCAGCGGGAGCAGAGTGACGCCATCATCAGAGTCGCGGGCTACCGTCGAGAGGACTATGCCATATTGACTGTGTGTGTCTCGCACAGCGACCACTGCGTCGTCAAGTCGTCGATTTTGACGTCAAGCATCGTTCCCAGGGCGGGACTCGGTGCCTTTGATCAGCTCCCCGTGGAGCTGCAGTTTCAGACTCTCCGCCATATGGATATGCAGTCGCTCTTCAACCTCCGCCAGACCAACCTCAGGGCCCGCCAGCTTGTGGACTCTCTGAAAGAGTACAAGGCTGCCGTATCGTATGGCCTGACAGCGTTCTGCGCGCTGCTGCGAACCAAGCTCGCTACACATGTCACGCTGCTGGATTTCTACCGAGTGCTGTGCTCCAAGGATTGTGCCTTTTGCGGCAAGTTTGGCGGTTTTGTGTTCCTGCCCACGTGGACACGCTGCTGCTTTGAGTGCATCGAAGAGGACCCGGAAACAAGAATGGTGAGGGTGGCCGAAGTGAGGAGGTTGTTTCGGCTCTCGCGCACCGAGGTCAGCCAGCAGCGGTCGTTTCAATCGCTGCCGGGGCTGTATACCGAGGGCTTATATTCGATGAGGAGGTCCTACCAGCAACATCGAATCAAACTCGTGCCCTATTTCCCCGCCATGAAGGAGTTTGGAGACCGGCTGGAGACGGGGGCTGCTCATTCGCATAGGCCCTGTTGGGATCCGGTTCACAACTTCATGGCGTCGTGCGAACTTCCATACTATGATCCGCAGACCCAGGTGGTTGAAAGCGGCATCTCATGTGCCGGCTGTGAGAGGACGGAAGATGGGCAGCCCGTCGGGTTGAATCCTCCGTTTGGGTATAATGATTTGTTTGATGAGAGGCCTTGGAGTGAAGTCTTCTCGCGAGAGGGATATCTGAAGCATTTCAAGATTTGTGCACGGGCGCAGGCGCTGTGGAAGTCTAGCCCGGAAGCTGTCTTTGAGGCTATGATGAAACAGGATTCTTACCAGTTTTAA
- a CDS encoding uncharacterized protein (BUSCO:EOG092D2AGS), translated as MASARMGSMRCLLGPSFRARQASLSSNPLRQGFAFRFYSAASKPKSETAASTVTIRGDTHPTAKPWFNVPPNIVSKTSRRLHLQPDHPVYITRQIIQSNFPQPTYKYYNEYSPVVTTKQNFDSLGFPPDHPGRALTDTYYLNEKLLLRTHTSAHQADTFRANESDGYLISADVYRRDAIDRSHYPIFHQMEGARSWDRNKVPNGDIAAAVLEDLERLPKHDVVVEDPNPPMHPERNPLQEAHHSAAEAEALGRHLKRSLENMVVDIFTRAKAAAIKDDPDFVDEPLKMRWVEAYFPFTSPSWELEVYYAGDWLEVLGCGVVKQELYINAGVPSQLGWAFGIGIDRIAMLLFKIPDIRLFWSEDKRFLSQFTGVSANLDTLKRFVPFSKHPPSPRDVSFWTRSTSSAAGGNDRDILHENDVMELVRSIGGDEVESVNLIDEFVHPKTGRKSVAYRIVYRHLERTMTGKETNDLHERVRKALVDKFGVELR; from the exons ATGGCGTCTGCCAGAATGGGAAGCATGCGCTGCTTGCTTGGCCCTTCGTTCAGAGCTCGACAGGCTTCATTGAGCTCAAACCCGCTGCGACAGGGATTTGCCTTTCGCTTCTACTCTGCAG CCTCTAAACCCAAATCCGAGACTGCAGCATCAACAGTCACTATCCGTGGAGACACACACCCTACAGCAAAGCCGTGGTTCAACGTTCCGCCAAACATCGTCTCCAAGACTTCCAGGcgtctgcatcttcagcctgACCATCCGGTCTACATCACCCGGCAGATTATCCAGTCCAACTTCCCCCAGCCGACATACAAGTACTACAACGAGTACAGCCCCGTGGTGACGACGAAGCAGAACTTCGACTCGCTGGGCTTTCCGCCGGATCATCCAGGGCGAGCACTTACTGACACATATTATCTcaacgagaagctgctgctgaggacACATACCAGCGCACACCAGGCAGATACCTTTAGGGCCAACGAGAGCGATGGGTACCTCATCTCGGCGGATGTCTACCGGCGAGACGCCATCGACCGCAGCCACTACCCAATCTTTCACCAGATGGAGGGTGCCCGGTCATGGGACCGAAACAAGGTGCCCAACGGAGACATTGCGGCCGCCGTTTTGGAGGATCTTGAACGCCTGCCAAAGCACGAcgtggtggtggaggatcCCAACCCGCCCATGCACCCAGAGCGGAACCCGCTGCAGGAGGCGCATCActcggcggcagaggctgaggCTTTGGGACGGCATCTGAAGAGGTCACTTGAAAACATGGTGGTCGACATCTTTACGCGggcaaaggcagcggcaaTCAAGGACGACCCGGATTTCGTGGACGAGCCCTTGAAGATGCGGTGGGTAGAGGCATACTTTCCGTTTACGAGCCCATCATGGGAGTTGGAAGTGTACTACGCGGGAGACTGGCTAGAGGTTTTGGGCTGTGGCGTGGTCAAGCAGGAGCTCTACATCAACGCCGGCGTGCCATCGCAGCTGGGCTGGGCCTTTGGCATCGGCATCGACCGCATCGCCATGCTGCTGTTCAAGATTCCGGACATTCGGCTTTTCTGGTCCGAGGACAAGAGATTCCTGTCTCAATTCACCGGCGTCTCGGCCAATCTGGATACGCTCAAGCGCTTCGTGCCCTTCTCCAAGCACCCGCCCAGCCCCAGAGACGTGTCCTTCTGGACTCGCTCGACGTCGTCTGCGGCTGGTGGGAACGACAGGGACATTCTCCACGAGAACGACGTGATGGAGCTGGTCCGCAGCATTGGGGGCGATGAGGTTGAGAGCGTCAACCTCATTGACGAGTTTGTCCATCCCAAGACGGGGCGGAAGAGCGTGGCGTACCGCATCGTCTACCGGCATCTCGAGCGCACAATGACGGGCAAGGAGACGAATGACCTTCACGAGAGGGTGAGGAAGGCCCTAGTGGACAAGTTTGGCGTTGAGCTACGGTGA
- a CDS encoding uncharacterized protein (EggNog:ENOG41) gives MEPTPRPSRSSSTSSRNKSNLSLDLSDLPPLIQPTPPSNTLLFTNLNNLDIFLPENLQEIRGLIEKVSPIHSFAPLKSFRRIIVSFFDIDSSLAIRQIWDGKAIMGERIRLYFGQPTPIEVRPEHLELPDAGKLFFISPPASPPHGWEMRMEDAPNKQVHADDLADALAKLHHRPVPIYDSPVTPTDGGVPHFGTRSRSSTLIYKPDEQTSPGLPAVFVEDMTDEPIAVSPLDAAKPIMAQTARPPVELMNDL, from the coding sequence ATGGAGCCTACGCCTCGCCCCTCAAGAtcatcttccacctcttctCGCAACAAGTCCAATCTCAGTCTTGATCTCTCTGACCTCCCGCCGCTGATCCAACCCACTCCTCCGTCCAACACGCTCCTCTTCACCAACCTCAACAACCTCGACATCTTCCTGCCAGAGAACCTGCAAGAAATCCGCGGCCTCATCGAAAAGGTCTCGCCCATCCACTCGTTTGCGCCGCTCAAATCCTTCCGTCGCATCAtcgtctccttcttcgacATCGACTCCTCATTAGCCATTCGTCAGATCTGGGACGGAAAGGCCATCATGGGCGAGCGCATCAGACTCTACTTTGGCCAGCCCACCCCTATTGAGGTCAGACCCGAGCATCTCGAACTGCCCGACGCCggcaagctcttcttcatctcacCGCCCGCGAGCCCTCCCCACGGCTGGGAGATGCGCATGGAAGATGCGCCCAACAAGCAGGTCCATGCCGACGACCTTGCTGATGCTCTGGCTAAGCTGCACCACCGCCCAGTTCCTATTTACGACTCGCCCGTTACCCCAACCGACGGCGGCGTCCCGCACTTTGGCACCCGGAGTCGTAGCTCGACTCTGATCTACAAGCCTGACGAGCAGACCAGCCCTGGACTCCCTGCCGTGTTTGTCGAGGACATGACGGACGAGCCGATTGCCGTGAGCCCGCTTGATGCTGCTAAGCCCATCATGGCTCAAACCGCGCGACCTCCTGTCGAGCTGATGAACGACTTGTAA
- a CDS encoding uncharacterized protein (EggNog:ENOG41~BUSCO:EOG092D3PHH), with product MSCSCRIAAWRTFARGLAQIHRPETSTAAQFQWPGHRRVTAFGQNRGFQASKFHRQDGGATAVAAERIEEVELQSQGTGTVVEDARAATTKAMGETPLRGDAETDKQPVERTRVKKDRHRNRRAIAPDNAESSISEMDDSHDTTSIARRERKATSTPTDSPTADSADASPTSRRKNQEAWQLQKAALKEKFPDGWQPRKRLSPDALAGIRALNAQFPETYTTEALADKFQVSSEAIRRILKSHWRPSSLEEEDRQQRWFRRGKQVWEQKAALGIKPPQRWRVEGVARDPGYHEWSRKASQREREWEEEENRKYRAYLDKKKRKKTEFTKGW from the coding sequence ATGAGTTGCTCGTGCCGCATAGCCGCATGGCGGACGTTTGCCCGGGGCCTTGCACAGATTCATCGACCGGAAACTTCTACGGCGGCGCAGTTTCAATGGCCGGGCCATCGTCGCGTGACAGCGTTTGGACAGAATCGCGGATTTCAGGCTTCGAAATTTCACAGACAGGATGGAGGGGCCACGGCGGTAGCCGCTGAAAGAATTGAAGAGGTGGAGTTGCAATCGCAGGGAACGGGCACAGTTGTGGAAGATGCACGTGCGGCTACGACGAAAGCTATGGGCGAGACACCGCTGCGTGGAGATGCCGAGACAGATAAGCAGCCGGTTGAAAGAACACGGGTGAAGAAGGATAGACATAGGAATCGAAGGGCCATTGCTCCGGATAACGCAGAGTCATCTATCAGCGAGATGGACGATTCACACGACACGACATCGATAGCAAGACGAGAGCGAAAAGCCACATCGACACCCACAGATTCACCAACCGCAGATTCCGCAGACGCTTCTCCCACATCAAGGCGCAAGAACCAAGAAGCATGGCAGCTCCAAAAAGCAGCCCTCAAAGAGAAATTCCCCGACGGCTGGCAGCCGCGCAAACGCCTCTCCCCAGACGCCCTCGCCGGCATCCGCGCGCTCAACGCCCAGTTCCCCGAAACCTACACGACGGAAGCCCTGGCGGACAAGTTCCAGGTCTCGAGCGAGGCCATACGCAGGATCCTCAAGAGCCACTGGCGGCCGTCGTcgctggaggaagaggaccGCCAGCAGCGGTGGTTCCGGCGCGGCAAGCAGGTGTGGGAGCAAAAGGCCGCGCTGGGCATCAAGCCGCCGCAGAGGTGGCGCGTCGAGGGCGTTGCGCGAGACCCGGGCTATCATGAGTGGAGCAGGAAGGCGTCGCAGCGGGAGAGGGAgtgggaggaggaggagaatcgCAAGTATCGGGCGTatttggacaagaagaagaggaagaagacggagtTTACAAAGGGATGGTGA
- a CDS encoding uncharacterized protein (EggNog:ENOG41~TransMembrane:3 (o23-45i57-74o94-112i)): protein MPPSVYSRPPQRDSWFAPLSVDLLLKVLNITLFHPFICWLIPLCLRAQTTKWEAPPMVAAFAWAIFISLCWIAAAVNQYVAHGPPRQVDLGEEVIVVTGGASGLGMLIAEVYGMRGASVAVLDVNQMEHTEARGVTYYKCDVSDKAQVAKAAVEIEKDLGTPTVLINNAAVVIGKSLLDLSVDEIETSISTNLLGPFYCLKTFLPAIIRGGRGGTIVNVSSVIGHLGAAQLTDYAAAKAGLTALHKSLTAELRESHPDIRTVLVTPGQLSTPLFYGVQTPNSFFAPVVEPVDVTKEIVAAIDGGKGVTAAMPFYARWVDVYNMLPVGLQLIARRVAGVDKGMETFIGRKGSAEKK from the exons ATGCCTCCTTCAGTTTACTCTCGCCCGCCGCAGCGCGACTCGTGGTTCGCGCCGCTCTCCGTCGACCTCCTCCTCAAAGTCCTCAACATCACACTCTTCCACCCCTTCATCTGCTGGCTGATCCCGCTCTGCCTGCGCGCCCAGACAACCAAGTGGGAGGCGCCGCCCATGGTTGCGGCCTTTGCCtgggccatcttcatctcgctGTGCTGgatcgccgccgccgtcaaccAGTACGTGGCGCATGGCCCGCCGCGCCAGGTGGACCTGGGCGAGGAGGTGATTGTCGTGACGGGCGGCGCCAGCGGCTTGGGCATGCTGATTGCCGAGGTTTACGGCATGCGAGGCGCGAGCGTGGCCGTGCTGGACGTCAACCAGATGGAGCACACCGAGGCGAGGGGCGTCACGTACTACAAGTGCGATGTGAGCGACAAGGCGCAGGTGGCCAAGGCTGCGGTCGAGATTGAGAAGGAT CTCGGAACCCCTACTGtgctcatcaacaacgccgCCGTTGTGATTGGAAAATCCTTGCTCGATCTGTCCGTCGACGAGATTGAGACGAGCATCTCAACGAACCTCCTCGGCCCCTTTTACTGCCTCAAGACCTTCCTCCCAGCCATCATCCGcggcggccgcggcggcaCCATTGTCAACGTCTCCTCCGTCATCGGCCACCTGGGCGCCGCGCAGCTCACCGACTACGCCGCCGCAAAGGCCGGCCTCACGGCCCTCCACAAGTCCCTCACGGCCGAGCTGCGCGAGTCTCACCCGGACATCCGCACCGTCCTCGTCACGCCGGGCCAGCTCAGCACGCCGCTCTTCTACGGGGTGCAGACGCCCAACAGCTTCTTCGCGCCCGTGGTGGAGCCGGTGGACGTGACCAAGGAGATTGTGGCGGCGATTGATGGCGGCAAGGGCGTTACCGCGGCGATGCCGTTTTACGCGCGCTGGGTGGACGTTTATAACATGCTGCCGGTGGGATTGCAGCTGATTGCGAGGAGGGTTGCGGGTGTGGATAAGGGGATGGAGACGTTTATTGGCAGGAAGGGATCTGCTGAGAAGAAGTGA
- a CDS encoding uncharacterized protein (EggNog:ENOG41~CAZy:GH72~TransMembrane:1 (n3-11c19/20o457-474i)~SECRETED:SignalP(1-19)): MRWASAAIVLAGAKSLVVALDPVSVVGNKFFNKDGSQFFIKGVAYQLVPQDPLIDTAQCKRDASLMSELGANTIRVYHVNATADHDGCMQAFDDAGIYVLADLDTFDTYILPDNNYWDKDKFQSYAAVMDAFEKYDNILGFFIGNENIATKDDSPTAPYLKAAARDMKAYRDAQGYREIPVGYSAADILELRPALQDYLTCGGNSSEIVDFFSLNSYSWCDPSTYVGSTYNMLEEYAKDFPVPIFFSETGCIIPGPRLWDDQDAVFGPKMVNDWSGSIVYEWIQEENSYGIITYGPPDQPAGPNVEGGFLRKGTPQPKSPDFPNLKSKWATISPSGVSKSAYDPDSVSTRACPKSSAGSWWEVDGDVKLPTLGQVLAVSPKATTTLLSTGTSTPTDTFTAVVTAETVTDSSGSVVTSMMTITAPPSTATDGSGSSTTSGASAATTTSKKGASTVNRPTVFGAGLVSAILAFAILL; this comes from the exons ATGCGTTGGGCTTCTGCTGCCATTGTGCTCGCTGGCGCCAAATCCTTGGTTGTGGCCCTGGATCCCGTCTCGGTCGTGGGCAACAAGTTCTTCAACAAGGATGGCTCGCAGTTTTTCATCAAAG GCGTTGCGTACCAGCTTGTCCCTCAGGATCCCCTCATTGATACTGCCCAGTGCAAGCGTGATGCCAGCCTCATGTCGGAGCTTGGAGCCAACACCATTCGCGTCTACCACGTCAATGCCACTGCGGATCATGACGGCTGCATGCAGGCATTTGACGATGCTGGCATTTACGTCCTTGCTGATCTGGACACGTTTGATACCTACATCCTTCCT GACAACAACTACTGGGACAAGGACAAGTTCCAAAGCTATGCTGCGGTGATGGACGCCTTTGAAAAGTACGACAACATCTTGGGATTCTTCATTGGAAATGAGAACATTGCTACTAAAGATGATTCTCCCACTGCTCCCTATCTCAAGGCTGCCGCCCGCGACATGAAGGCCTACCGCGACGCACAGGGCTATCGTGAGATCCCCGTCGGCTACTCGGCGGCCGATATCCTGGAGCTCCGTCCTGCGCTTCAGGACTACCTCACCTGCGGTGGCAACTCGTCTGAGATTGTCGACTTCTTTTCCCTCAACTCTTATTCGTGGTGCGACCCCAGTACCTATGTTGGGTCCACTTACAATATGCTTGAGGAGTACGCCAAGGACTTTCCCGtccccatcttcttctccgagACTGGATGCATCATTCCCGGCCCTCGCCTCTGGGATGACCAGGATGCTGTTTTTGGCCCAAAGATGGTTAATGACTGGAGCGGTTCCATCGTCTACGAATGGATTCAGGAGGAAAACTCATACGGCATCATTACCTATGGCCCTCCCGACCAACCTGCTGGCCCCAATGTTGAGGGCGGATTTTTGCGCAAGGGCACTCCTCAGCCCAAGTCGCCCGACTTTCCCAACCTCAAGTCCAAGTGGGCGACCATCAGCCCATCTGGCGTTTCAAAATCCGCCTATGACCCAGACAGTGTCTCAACCCGAGCCTGCCCCAAGTCTTCTGCTGGCAGCTGGTGGGaagttgatggcgatgtcAAACTGCCTACCTTGGGCCAGGTACTGGCTGTGAGCCCCAAGGCCACCACGACGCTTCTGAGCACAGGCACATCTACACCTACCGATACTTTCACGGCAGTCGTCACCGCGGAAACTGTTACGGACAGCTCAGGGAGTGTCGTTACTAGTATGATGACCATCACAGCTCCGCCATCAACTGCTACTGACGGATCGGGATCTTCCACCACTTCTGGCGCAAGCGCAGCTACGACAACCTCCAAAAAGGGAGCTTCTACGGTCAACCGGCCCACAGTATTTGGTGCTGGCCTTGTCAGTGCTATTCTCGCCTTTGCTATCCTGCTGTAG
- a CDS encoding uncharacterized protein (TransMembrane:1 (o28-48i)) — protein MIDKFQCQTHTRTPWGSNPHRYDYRLRYLMMGLLCVCVFAIFIVSLVITGDSALKNYQIDPSDDQSPTTTAGPPFSTPYNATVTNSVANITTYYKSGRIT, from the coding sequence ATGATCGACAAATTCCAATGCCAAACTCACACCCGCACTCCCTGGGGCTCAAACCCCCACCGCTACGACTACCGCCTCCGCTACCTCATGATGGGCCTCCTCTGTGTCTGTGTCTTTGCTATCTTCAtcgtcagcctcgtcatAACCGGCGACAGTGCCCTAAAAAACTATCAGATTGATCCCTCCGACGACCAAAGTCCCACGACGACGGCTGGGCCGCCTTTTTCAACTCCCTATAACGCCACCGTTACGAACTCTGTGGCAAATATTACCACGTATTACAAGAGCGGCAGGATTACATGA